In Acidimicrobiia bacterium, the genomic window AAGCGCAAAGCCAATGGCCCCTTCGATGGCCATCACCGCCATGACGACGATGGCCAACAACTGTCCTTCCGGGTTGCCACCCGTTGTCCCCCACCAGAATCCGACGGCGGCCACGATCGCTCCGTTGAGCATCAACTCGAGGCCCATCATGATCATCACAAACGACTGCTGGCTGAGCGCTCCATAAACGCCGATCCCGAACAGGGCGGCCGACACGAGCAACACAGCTTCAAGGGTCATGGCTCCTCGATTTCTAGCGAGGGTTCGAGCGAACCTGCC contains:
- the nuoK gene encoding NADH-quinone oxidoreductase subunit NuoK, which codes for MTLEAVLLVSAALFGIGVYGALSQQSFVMIMMGLELMLNGAIVAAVGFWWGTTGGNPEGQLLAIVVMAVMAIEGAIGFALVTNVYRVRKADITEKLRKLRG